One window from the genome of Babylonia areolata isolate BAREFJ2019XMU chromosome 11, ASM4173473v1, whole genome shotgun sequence encodes:
- the LOC143287504 gene encoding tetratricopeptide repeat protein 36-like, with protein sequence MASCHSAEGDHEISRHDKAILSRIFNPGLPSSDFSEEIERPELCEVVAEDDKVKEAKALEVQGVNAAEQGDIDMAINSFSEAIQVAPHWPSAYNNRAQALRLKGDAKGALEDLNMAVVLSKGEGNSACQAFTQRALIKRLEGDEEGALEDFKAAAGLGNEFAKQMLVALNPYAALCNQMLGEVMTKLRAGQDPAQ encoded by the exons ATGGCAAGCTGTCATTCTGCTGAAGGTGATCATGAAATTTCCCGTCACGACAAAGCTATTTTGAGCCGCATTTTTAATCCCGGGTTGCCATCCAGCGATTTCAGTGAAGAGATTGAGCGGCCAGAGCTTTGTGAAG TTGTCGCGGAAGACGACAAAGTGAAGGAGGCCAAGGCTCTGGAAGTGCAGGGTGTGAATGCAGCAGAGCAGGGCGACATTGACATGGCCATCAACTCCTTCTCGGAAGCCATCCAAGTTGCCCCCCACTGGCCATCAGCCTACAACAACCGTGCCCAGGCTCTGCGACTGAAGGGGGACGCCAAGG GAGCTCTGGAGGACCTTAACATGGCAGTAGTGCTGAGCAAAGGAGAAGGCAACTCTGCCTGCCAGGCCTTCACACAGAGAGCACTGATCAAGCGCTTGGAAG GGGATGAGGAGGGCGCCCTGGAGGACTTCAAGGCTGCAGCCGGCCTAGGGAACGagtttgccaagcagatgctggTGGCCCTCAACCCATACGCTGCGCTGTGCAACCAGATGCTGGGCGAGGTGATGACCAAGCTGCGGGCCGGGCAGGACCCCGCCCAGTGA
- the LOC143287291 gene encoding SUZ RNA-binding domain-containing-like gives MAEDSGDVLDSWEDQVDSGVLDERLKKMSVSSSATQERPQPVVMQEDTGRTEYKPQVRILKREPNSNSHSMPGNTPRVVKTKKPMKTLEQREAEYAEARMRIFGSAEASEPESDANSSGGPVTAVNCTVSDRQYKVNKAEAKTDNSIIRQPLGPDGSKGFHSNR, from the exons ATGGCGGAGGATTCTGGAGACGTTCTCGATAGCTGGGAAGATCAGGTGGACAGTGGG GTTCTCGATGAGCGGCTCAAAAAGATGTCTGTTTCAAGTTCTGCAACTCAAGAAAG GCCTCAGCCAGTGGTGATGCAGGAGGACACTGGCAGGACGGAGTACAAGCCACAGGTTCGGATCCTGAAGCGAGAGCCCAACAGCAACTCCCACAGTATGCCGGGCAACACTCCCAG ggttgTGAAGACGAAGAAACCAATGAAAACCCTGGAGCAGCGGGAAGCGGAGTATGCCGAGGCCAGGATGAGGATTTTTGGGTCGGCAGAGGCCAGCGAACCAGAGTCTGACGCCAACAGCAGCGGTGGTCCTGTCACTGCTGTCAACTGTACTGTGTCAGACAG ACAGTACAAAGTGAATAAAGCGGAGGCCAAGACAGACAACAGCATCATTCGACAGCCGCTTGGTCCAGACGGGTCAAAAGGATTTCACTCCAACAGATAA